A stretch of the Glycine soja cultivar W05 chromosome 13, ASM419377v2, whole genome shotgun sequence genome encodes the following:
- the LOC114382437 gene encoding proline-rich protein PRCC-like, with the protein MDSLLANYASSDEEEDQQPSPPKTTTFSSLPQPKLSLFQSLPQPKSSLFQSLPPPKQPSTESSSLPNPNPNPNPDPKPQIEKTQPKRVVQFRPPIIPLPHPSQHDDDDDDDEEEERNRRKKKLEFSTQTSSVKSFLASIPAPRNTATLGVQASSGSGRKSILETETPPPASNSGGFSNVPVDQSTGDYENFDDYQYATDQYASYYGNFGSGAEPGSSGTEPKAGVAAYGTEQYGNYGDAYASYGDYGQYGNNWGDVSAPPVLEASGIDVSVIRIPGKRGRHEIPTEVIEVKQEELIKNRPREDQVKLTGIAFGPTYQPASTKGKPTKLHKRKHQIGSLYFDMKQNEMKLAERRVKGMLTKAETQAKYGW; encoded by the exons ATGGATTCTCTACTGGCGAACTATGCCTCTtcagatgaagaagaagatcaaCAACCATCACCACCAAAAACGACGACGTTTTCCTCCCTTCCTCAACCCAAACTTTCTCTGTTTCAATCCCTTCCTCAACCCAAATCTTCTCTGTTTCAATCCCTTCCTCCACCCAAACAACCTTCCACCGAAAGCTCTTCCctccctaaccctaaccctaaccctaaccctgaCCCTAAACCCCAAATCGAAAAGACACAACCCAAACGCGTCGTGCAATTCAGGCCCCCAATCATCCCTCTCCCACACCCTTCACAACACGACGatgacgacgacgacgacgaagaagaagaacgaaacagaagaaagaaaaagttagAGTTCTCCACGCAAACCTCATCGGTCAAGTCCTTCCTCGCCAGCATTCCGGCACCCAGGAACACCGCCACTCTCGGCGTTCAAGCAAGTTCCGGTTCAGGCCGGAAATCCATCCTCGAAACCGAAACACCGCCACCGGCATCGAATTCCGGTGGTTTCAGCAATGTTCCCGTCGATCAAAGTACAGGGGATTatgaaaattttgatgattACCAATATGCCACTGACCAGTATGCTAGTTATTATGGCAATTTTGGTTCGGGTGCCGAGCCAGGGAGTTCGGGTACTGAACCAAAGGCTGGGGTTGCTGCTTATGGAACTGAACAGTATGGGAATTATGGTGATGCCTATGCTTCCTATGGGGATTATGGACAGTATGGGAATAATTGGGGTGACGTGTCGGCGCCACCGGTGCTGGAAGCTTCTGGGATTGATGTCAGTGTGATAAGGATTCCTGGGAAGAGAGGGAGGCATGAGATTCCGACGGAAGTGATTGAGGTGAAGCAAGAAGAGTTGATTAAGAATCGGCCAAGAGAGGATCAGGTCAAGCTAACTGGGATTGCATTCGGACCCACTTATCAG CCTGCTTCGACAAAGGGGAAGCCTACAAAGCTGCACAAGAGGAAACATCAAATTGGTTCATTGTACTTTGATatgaaacaaaatgaaatgaaacttGCTGAGCGGCGTGTAAAGGGCATGCTTACCAAAGCTGAAACACAAGCGAAATATGGATGGTGA
- the LOC114381349 gene encoding macrophage migration inhibitory factor homolog — MPTLNLFTNVPVDTVVASDILRDATKAVAKIIGKPESYVMILLNGGVPIAFAGTEEPAAYGELISIGGLGPSVNGKLSSTIAEILETKLYIDSSRFYIKFYDVQRSFFGFNGSTF, encoded by the exons ATGCCCACTTTGAATCTCTTCACAAACGTTCCTGTCGACACCGTCGTTGCTTCTGACATTCTCAGAGATGCCACCAAAGCTGTTGCAAAAATCATCGGAAAACCCGAATCC TATGTGATGATTTTGTTGAATGGGGGAGTGCCTATTGCATTTGCTGGAACTGAAGAGCCAGCTGCTTATGGAGAACTGATCTCGATTGGGGGCCTTGGTCCGAGTGTCAATGGAAAACTGAGTTCTACAATTGCAGAAATTCTTGAAACTAAGCTATACATTGACAGTTCCCGTTTCTATATCAAGTTTTATGATGTTCAG CGCTCATTCTTTGGGTTCAATGGCTCAACCTTTTGA